One region of Triticum aestivum cultivar Chinese Spring chromosome 6B, IWGSC CS RefSeq v2.1, whole genome shotgun sequence genomic DNA includes:
- the LOC123133155 gene encoding protein Rf1, mitochondrial yields the protein MSRRFVPVGRRILEQNIKARYHAGDIGTQDALHLFDELLQVVGRSSIHAINCLLTVVGHDCPALGVSLFNRVARSKVAPCSITYAILVDCCCRAGRQDLGHTAMGHIIKMGFTADAMITFSHLLKAICAEKKTSYAMDIVLRIMPEFNCIPNIFSYNILFKGLCNERRSQEALELINIMVEDERGCCRPDVVTYNTVIDGLLKEGEVGKAYSLFCEMLCQGVLPDVVTCSLIISGMCKLHAMDKAEEVLQQMLDRGILPDVATYNSLIHGYYSLGQCEEVDRIFKEMTTNGAQPDIVTYNIQMDYLCKNGRCAEARKIFYSMISLGQKPTVTTYNILLHGYAMERSFHDMNCLIELMDDNGISPDHYGYNILISAYAKEKMVDEVMHIFTKMRQKGLNPDAVSYGTVIDLLSRIGRMDDAMSQFDQMITEGLAPDIIVFSSLISGFCSCGKWEKVHELFSEMLDRGICPDRVFFNTVMDHLWKNGRVMEAQHVSDLMVHMGVKPFVRDYNTLIHGYCLVGKMDEGRKLLDNMFSIGLKPDDFTYSILIDGYSKNGRIDDALIIVREMLDGKVKPSIITFNIMIGALLKGGRKEEAKDLFNGIWAKGLVPDVVTYSLMIQKLIEEGSLQESDDLFLSMEKNGCAADSRMLNGIVRSLLQKGEMPRAGTYLSKIDERSFTLEASTASLLAAVASGGKGQEYKELLPEKYHSFLEQGTD from the coding sequence ATGAGCCGCCGTTTTGTCCCCGTCGGCAGACGCATCTTAGAGCAGAACATCAAGGCTCGGTACCACGCCGGAGACATTGGCACCCAGGACGCACTCCACCTGTTTGACGAATTGCTCCAGGTTGTTGGGCGCTCCTCCATCCATGCCATCAACTGCCTCCTCACCGTTGTCGGCCATGATTGCCCTGCGCTCGGCGTCTCCCTCTTCAACCGCGTCGCAAGGTCCAAGGTGGCGCCCTGCAGTATCACCTATGCCATTCTGGTCGACTGCTGCTGCCGCGCTGGCCGCCAGGACCTTGGACACACTGCCATGGGACACATCATCAAGATGGGATTTACTGCAGATGCTATGATCACTTTCAGCCACCTACTAAAGGCCATCTGTGCGGAGAAAAAGACCAGTTATGCAATGGACATCGTACTCCGGATAATGCCTGAGTTTAACTGCATACCAAACATTTTCTCCTATAACATTCTTTTCAAGGGTCTCTGCAATGAGAGGAGAAGCCAAGAGGCTCTTGAGCTGATTAACATTATGGTTGAGGATGAACGAGGTTGCTGCCGACCTGATGTGGTGACCTATAACACTGTAATCGATGGCTTGTTGAAAGAGGGTGAGGTAGGCAAGGCTTACAGCCTATTTTGTGAAATGCTATGTCAGGGGGTATTGCCGGATGTTGTGACCTGTAGTTTGATTATCTCTGGCATGTGCAAGCTTCATGCAATGGACAAGGCTGAGGAGGTTCTTCAACAGATGCTTGATAGAGGAATTCTGCCAGATGTTGCCACATATAATAGTCTGATACATGGATATTATTCATTAGGACAGTGCGAAGAGGTGGATCGGATTTTCAAGGAGATGACTACAAATGGTGCTCAACCAGATATTGTAACTTACAATATACAGATGGATTATCTTTGCAAGAATGGAAGATGCGCAGAAGCTAGGAAGATTTTTTATTCCATGATCAGTTTGGGCCAAAAACCTACTGTTACTACCTACAACATTCTGCTTCATGGGTATGCTATGGAAAGATCTTTTCATGATATGAATTGTCTCATTGAGTTGATGGATGACAATGGTATTTCACCAGATCATTATGGCTACAACATactcatatctgcatatgctaaagAAAAAATGGTTGATGAAGTAATGCATATATTTACAAAAATGCGGCAGAAAGGATTGAACCCTGATGCAGTGAGCTACGGAACAGTAATAGACTTACTTTCCAGGATTGGTCGAATGGATGATGCTATGTCCCAGTTCGATCAAATGATAACTGAAGGGTTAGCTCCTGATATCATAGTTTTCAGCTCCCTTATTAGTGGTTTCTGTTCTTGTGGCAAATGGGAGAAGGTTCATGAACTATTTTCTGAGATGTTGGATCGCGGCATCTGTCCTGACAGAGTGTTCTTCAACACTGTTATGGATCACCTTTGGAAAAATGGAAGGGTTATGGAAGCCCAACATGTGTCCGACCTGATGGTACACATGGGTGTGAAGCCTTTTGTCCGTGATTACAACACACTGATACATGGATACTGTTTAGTTGGTAAGATGGATGAAGGGAGGAAGTTACTTGACAATATGTTCTCAATTGGCTTGAAACCGGATGATTTCACCTATAGCATACTGATTGATGGTTACTCTAAGAATGGCAGGATAGATGATGCATTGATTATTGTCAGGGAAATGTTGGACGGGAAGGTTAAGCCTTCTATTATCACTTTTAATATTATGATTGGTGCGTTGCTTAAAGGTGGCAGAAAGGAAGAAGCCAAAGATTTGTTTAATGGTATCTGGGCCAAAGGATTAGTGCCTGACGTTGTTACATATAGCTTAATGATACAAAAACTAATAGAAGAAGGTTCTCTACAAGAGTCTGATGATCTATTCCTTTCTATGGAGAAGAATGGATGTGCTGCTGACTCCCGGATGCTAAATGGTATAGTCAGAAGCTTACTTCAGAAAGGGGAGATGCCCAGGGCTGGGACTTATCTGTCTAAAATTGATGAGAGGAGCTTCACCCTTGAAGCTTCCACGGCTAGCTTGTTGGCTGCAGTTGCGTCAGGGGGGAAAGGCCAGGAATATAAGGAGTTACTGCCTGAAAAATATCACTCTTTTCTGGAACAGGGCACTGATTGA